In Geobacter anodireducens, a genomic segment contains:
- a CDS encoding multidrug ABC transporter ATP-binding protein yields MTAPEFAVTLRDLERRFGDFIAVNRISLDVRRGEIFGFLGPNGAGKSTTIRMLCGILPPSSGSGTVAGFDIVHQAEEIKKNIGYMSQKFSLYEDLTVEENIDFYAGIYRIPDERRQERKEWVIGMAGLAEHRRSRTAILSGGWKQRLSLGCAILHEPPIVFLDEPTSGVDPISRRAFWDLIYRLAGAGVTVFVTTHYMDEAEYCDRLALIYRGELIALGTPEELKTERMVEEIVEVACDRPQELMEEIEAIPGVKHAALFGRGLHVVTEDAVATVPAIAGVLAARGITADRIEKIIPSLEDVFVSLIEARDREQGALREFSR; encoded by the coding sequence ATGACCGCGCCCGAATTCGCCGTCACCCTGCGGGACCTGGAGCGCCGCTTCGGCGACTTCATCGCCGTGAACCGGATATCGCTCGATGTGCGGCGGGGAGAAATCTTCGGTTTCCTGGGCCCCAACGGGGCCGGCAAGTCGACCACCATCCGGATGCTCTGCGGCATCCTGCCGCCGAGCTCGGGCAGCGGCACCGTGGCCGGGTTCGACATCGTCCATCAGGCCGAGGAGATCAAAAAAAACATCGGTTACATGAGCCAGAAGTTTTCCCTTTACGAGGACCTGACCGTGGAGGAGAACATCGACTTTTACGCCGGCATCTACAGAATTCCGGACGAGCGGCGGCAGGAGCGGAAGGAGTGGGTGATCGGCATGGCAGGGCTCGCCGAGCACCGCCGCAGCCGCACCGCCATTCTCTCCGGCGGCTGGAAGCAGCGCCTGTCGCTGGGTTGCGCCATCCTCCACGAGCCCCCCATCGTCTTTCTCGACGAACCCACCTCCGGCGTCGACCCCATCAGCCGCCGCGCGTTCTGGGACCTGATCTACCGCCTGGCCGGCGCGGGGGTCACGGTCTTCGTCACTACCCACTACATGGATGAGGCCGAGTACTGCGACCGCCTCGCCCTCATCTACCGGGGAGAGCTCATCGCCCTCGGCACGCCGGAAGAGTTGAAGACCGAGCGGATGGTTGAGGAAATCGTGGAGGTAGCCTGCGACCGCCCCCAGGAACTGATGGAAGAGATCGAGGCGATTCCCGGGGTAAAGCACGCCGCCCTCTTCGGCCGGGGGCTCCATGTGGTAACGGAAGACGCCGTGGCAACGGTCCCGGCCATCGCAGGGGTTCTCGCGGCCCGGGGAATCACCGCTGACCGCATCGAAAAGATCATTCCTTCGCTGGAAGACGTTTTCGTATCCCTCATTGAAGCACGCGATCGGGAACAAGGCGCCCTGCGGGAGTTCAGCCGATGA